The DNA region AAGGCCACCTCGCCGACTGGCTCATTCCCGACCCGGTCGACCGGCGGACCGTCTACTACGAGTACTTCGCCGACGCCTTCCAGCACGGACTGGAACACGGGCAGGTGTACACCACCGGCGACCAGAGGGCCGTCGCGATCTGGTACCCCCGCCTCGAACCCACCCCGGTCGACACCCGCAGCCGGCTGGCGACGTTGGAACACATCGCGGGCCCGTACGCCCCGAAGTTCGTGCTGCTGGAGGAGATGTTCGACGCCTTCCACCCCGACGACCCGCACCACTACCTCGCCTACCTGGCCGTCGCCCCGACCCGGCAGAACCGGGGCATCGGCGCCGCGCTGCTCGCCGACCAGCACCGTCGTCTCGACCAGCTCGGCCTGCCGGCGTACCTGGAGGCCAGCAACATGCGTAATCGGCGGCTCTACCTCCGCCTCGGCTACCACGCCGGCCCCACCATCGTGCTGCCCACGAAGGGGCCGGTCATCTGGCGGATGTGGCGCGGCGCCCCCACCAGCAGCGGCCGGAGCCCCTTCCCGCGCACCCGGCCACACCGGCGGTCCCTGTGACTACCGCCCACCATCCGTAGGCGAGGTCGTCGAGTCGGCCAGCGCTGAGCCGGTCCGGGGACTGATGCCGGTGATGGTCAGGTCGAGCAGGCGGG from Micromonospora sp. NBC_01739 includes:
- a CDS encoding GNAT family N-acetyltransferase, yielding MTVSNNDLLVRPATVADAGPLVGVLAEAFHEGHLADWLIPDPVDRRTVYYEYFADAFQHGLEHGQVYTTGDQRAVAIWYPRLEPTPVDTRSRLATLEHIAGPYAPKFVLLEEMFDAFHPDDPHHYLAYLAVAPTRQNRGIGAALLADQHRRLDQLGLPAYLEASNMRNRRLYLRLGYHAGPTIVLPTKGPVIWRMWRGAPTSSGRSPFPRTRPHRRSL